The following are from one region of the Hippocampus zosterae strain Florida chromosome 9, ASM2543408v3, whole genome shotgun sequence genome:
- the ip6k2b gene encoding inositol hexakisphosphate kinase 2b — protein sequence MSPALKALMQADGTPYSGKGVMLEPFVHQVGGHSCVLRFGEQTICKPLIPREHQFYKSLPAEMRKFTPQYKGVVSVSFEEDEGGNLCLIAYPLHSESGDLENKDPSTDCEPKSKMLKWSNKKQAPLHLENDNYSKERARQSRKDDKIMSYRDDVQAQQQAEVLYLSLEKGNMVPQIKHNPWSLKCHQQHLQRMKDNAKHRNQYKFILLENLTWRYTVPCVLDLKMGTRQHGDDASEEKKANQIRKCQQSTSASIGVRLCGMQVYQSDSGQLMFMNKYHGRKLTFAGFEEALYQFFHDGRRLRRELLSPVLQRLREMQAALESCESYRFYSSSLLIIYDGDPPRTPSRPRHRGGEEGDEDDLSDEEEEEGAFGFPRSSSAGCSAGGAAGSGNSSGGRSSHSPTDSSSPAVDVRMIDFAHTTCRHYGEDSVVHEGQDSGFIFGLQNLISIISQLEDHSTD from the exons ATGAGTCCCGCTCTGAAAGCCCTCATGCAGGCGGATGGGACTCCCTACTCGGGGAAGGGGGTGATGCTTGAACCCTTCGTGCACCAGGTTGGTGGACACTCCTGCGTGCTACGATTCGGGGAGCAGACCATCTGCAAGCCTCTCATTCCCCGCGAGCATCAGTTTTACAAGAGCCTCCCTGCCGAAATGAGGAAATTCACCCCTCAGTATAAAG GTGTCGTGTCGGTCAGTTTCGAAGAGGACGAAGGCGGGAACCTGTGCCTCATTGCTTACCCCCTTCATAGCGAATCGGGCGACCTCGAAAACAAGGACCCCTCGACCGACTGCGAGCCCAAGAGCAAGATGTTAAAGTGGAGCAACAAAAAGCAAGCCCCTTTGCACTTAGAGAATGACAACTACAGCAAAGAAAGAGCTCGGCAGAGTCGTAAAGACGACAAGATCATGAG CTACCGTGACGATGTCCAGGCGCAGCAGCAGGCCGAGGTCCTCTACTTAAGCCTAGAGAAGGGCAACATGGTGCCGCAGATCAAACACAATCCCTGGAGTCTCAAATGTCACCAGCAGCACTTACAGAGGATGAAGGACAATGCAAAGCACCGCAACCAATACA AGTTCATCCTCTTGGAGAACCTAACGTGGCGTTACACAGTCCCGTGTGTCCTGGACTTGAAGATGGGGACCCGCCAACATGGCGATGACGCATCAGAAGAGAAGAAAGCCAATCAGATCCGCAAGTGTCAACAAAGCACATCGGCCTCCATCGGGGTGCGGCTGTGTGGCATGCAG GTGTACCAATCAGACTCTGGCCAGCTCATGTTCATGAATAAGTACCACGGCCGAAAGCTGACCTTCGCAGGCTTCGAGGAGGCCCTCTACCAGTTTTTCCACGATGGGCGTCGCCTGCGGCGCGAGCTGCTATCCCCGGTGCTGCAACGCCTCCGCGAGATGCAAGCCGCCCTGGAGTCCTGCGAGTCGTACCGATTCTACTCGAGCTCCTTGCTCATCATCTATGACGGGGACCCTCCCAGAACGCCCTCTCGACCTCGACACCGCGGCGGAGAGGAAGGGGATGAGGATGACTTGTctgacgaggaggaggaagaaggggcTTTCGGGTTCCCTCGTTCGTCCTCGGCAGGCTGCAGCGCCGGCGGGGCCGCGGGGAGCGGCAACAGTAGCGGCGGTCGCTCCTCCCACAGCCCAACGGACTCCAGCAGCCCCGCCGTGGACGTGCGCATGATCGACTTTGCGCACACCACTTGCCGTCACTACGGCGAGGACAGCGTCGTGCACGAAGGGCAGGATAGCGGGTTCATCTTTGGGCTACAGAACCTGATCTCCATCATCTCCCAGCTGGAGGATCACAGCACCGACTGA